In Labilibaculum sp. DW002, the genomic window TATTACGTGAAATAGAATAATTTCATTAAAAATACTTATACCATTAAGCTGGTATAGGAGCTCAAAGAAATTTGAAGCATAAAAAATGGGGTTTTATACAAAACCCCATTTTTTTTTTTAATATTCGTCTTCGTTGAATAGAAAATCTCCTTTGCTTGGATAATCGGGCCAAATATCTTCAATACTCTCATACACATCACCCTCGTCCTCGATTTCTTGCAAATTTTCGATCACCTCTAATGGCGCTCCCGAACGAATTGCGTAATCAATTAATTCATCTTTTGATGCTGGCCATGGTGCATCTTCTAGCTTCGTAGCTAATTCTAGAGTCCAATACATAGTCTTATTTTTGCTTTTTTTACAGTTTGCGAATATAATTTTTTTTTCTGAATCTACAAGTCCGGCATCCATTTAATTTCATCCTTGCCCAAATCTGTCAGTACTTTACGCGAAAGAATGAATAAATAGTCTGATAGTCTATTTATATATTTCAATAATAATGGATTAACATCTACTTCTGCAGCTAATTGATTAGCTCTTCTTTCTGCTCTACGACAAACCGTACGAGCGATATGACAATAGCCATTAAGAGGATCTCCCCCAGGTAAAACGAAGTTATTTAATTCTGGCAAGGATTCATCCATTCGATCCATCTCCTTCTCTAACAACAGAATATCACTTTCTTCTATAATTAACTTCTCTTTCAGATCAGATTTAGTATCATCTGTGGCTAAACGTGAACCAATAAGAAATAGTTTATTTTGAATCATAAGTAAAATATCGCTTGATTTTTTCTCTATTTCGTGTGAACGAATCAAACCAATATATGAATTCAATTCATCAACTGTCCCATAGGCTTCGAGACGAAGATGATGCTTAGGAACTCGAGTACCACCAATTAATCCAGTGGTTCCGGAATCTCCCGTTTTTGTATATACTTTGAACTTTGTCATCTTTAATTTTATTTAGCTTCTATTCAACCATTCACTTTTTCGTCAAATATCAACGCTACTACAAAGATAAAATTTCGCTGAACTTTTACAATAGCTAAAAAGGATACTTTCATGCATAATTTCGTTAAATCGAATTTCCTTCATTTATCAAAAAACCTACTAAAATAAACCCA contains:
- a CDS encoding cob(I)yrinic acid a,c-diamide adenosyltransferase produces the protein MTKFKVYTKTGDSGTTGLIGGTRVPKHHLRLEAYGTVDELNSYIGLIRSHEIEKKSSDILLMIQNKLFLIGSRLATDDTKSDLKEKLIIEESDILLLEKEMDRMDESLPELNNFVLPGGDPLNGYCHIARTVCRRAERRANQLAAEVDVNPLLLKYINRLSDYLFILSRKVLTDLGKDEIKWMPDL
- a CDS encoding DUF2795 domain-containing protein, which gives rise to MYWTLELATKLEDAPWPASKDELIDYAIRSGAPLEVIENLQEIEDEGDVYESIEDIWPDYPSKGDFLFNEDEY